The Apodemus sylvaticus chromosome 17, mApoSyl1.1, whole genome shotgun sequence genome contains a region encoding:
- the Ndufb9 gene encoding NADH dehydrogenase [ubiquinone] 1 beta subcomplex subunit 9 — translation MAFCAPPAYLTHRQKVLRLYKRALRHLESWCIHRDKYRYFACLMRARFEEHKNEKDMVRATQLLRDAEEEFWQNQHPQPYIFPDSPGGTSYERYECYKVPEWCLDYWHPSEKAMYPDYFSKREQWKKLRMESWDREVKQLQEETSPDGIMTEALPPARKEGDLPPLWWHIVTRPRERPT, via the exons ATGGCGTTCTGCGCTCCCCCGGCCTACCTGACCCACCGGCAGAAGGTGCTGCGGCTGTATAAGCGCGCGCTGCGCCACCTCGAGTCATGGTGTATCCACAG GGACAAATACCGGTACTTTGCTTGCTTGATGAGAGCGCGGTTTGAAGAACATAAGAACGAGAAGGATATGGTGAGGGCCACCCAGCTGCTGAGGGACGCGGAAGAAGAATTCTGGCAAAATCAGCATCCTCAGCCGTATATCTTCCCAGACTCTCCTGGGGGCACTTCCTATGAGAGATATGAGTGCTACAAG GTTCCAGAATGGTGCTTAGATTACTGGCATCCTTCTGAGAAAGCCATGTATCCTGATTACTTTTCCAAGAGAGAGCagtggaagaaactgaggatggAGAGCTGGGATCGGGAG GTTAAGCAGCTGCAGGAGGAAACGTCACCTGATGGTATTATGACTGAAGCTTTGCCTCCCGCCAGAAAGGAAGGCGACTTGCCCCCATTGTGGTGGCACATTGTGACCAGACCTCGGGAACGGCCCACATAG